Part of the Sorghum bicolor cultivar BTx623 chromosome 1, Sorghum_bicolor_NCBIv3, whole genome shotgun sequence genome, AAACAAATattgttgcgagagaagttcATAAACTGACACCTAGGAGGCACAGACAGGGTGATGCAAATGAATCGGTGCTGGAAAGAAATGGAAGAAAAAGGTAATAATGTAAGATGGAAGTTACTGTGTGCAGATCCAATCGCCCATTTTCATTTCAGCCATGGCTacttctatcttctttggtcCATCTGCTTTGCATTCACGACAGCGAACATTGCGAGCAAAATTTAAGAAGTTACAGCTGCCAAAGATGAGGGGAGTTTAAGAACATAATGCTATCAACAGTTGTTCCAAAGAATATAGAATGAACAAATGAAAAGAGAAACAATGAAGTGAACATGACAACAGCCCACAAATGGCACAACCATCTTACTGATGTGAACTAATGGTATGACAGTATTAAAGAAAAGTATGTAGAATGATCATACAAAAAAGTAACATAAAGATTGGTTTCGAAGATACTGTCATCATGTACAATGAGGATTTACACATCAAGATATCGCACACGGATTTTAAGTTGACTGGAAACAGTTTTGGTTATGTACTTCACCTCCTGAGATTTCCGCATCATCTATGGACATTAGGAGGTCAAAAATTCTCTCATACTAGACATGGTTAGCACACATAATTCCAACATGGATGAAACTTCCAAAACTTGGTTCAAACCTCTACACATATACAGTTACCTTACAAGAAAACATAATTTGGTGAAAGTGATGTTCAGCAAAATATCTAAGAATGCTGTGCCAGAATGCTTCAGGATGAAATTATATAAGATGACCTAGAAATAGCTTATGCCGTTAATGAAAAGGTCCAACACATCAATATGTTAGTGTGCATTTCAGCTGTGCAAAATCTGTCACCAAAGGTATGCTCTCCTTTTTTTCGAAACCAAAAGGAAAGATATAGGAACCAACAGAAAAGAACGATGAGAATGCTAAAAAAACTGGGTGAATCAATCTTGATTGGATTAGCCACAGCCATTAAAATGGTCAACACTTCCTTATGGAGTCATGGATATCAACAATCTAAAACATTGCAAgtgatgaagtaatgaataagcATATAAACCAGTCAAACCACTTCCATGGAAGATGAAACTAATAGTTTTAATGCATCTTGGAGAAATCCCGATGGAAATCAGTAGTCAATGACCAACGTAAAAAATGATGGCTATAAAGATGGCCTTCTGAAGAATGCTGTGGTGAAGTAAAATGCCATGATCTTCTAAGTTCTAACTATTGCAGACACATAGTGCACAACAACAGCTCAACAACAGATTTAATCCATGCAAAAATAACTCGTGCCCATGGTGCTAGCTTTTACTTTCTATAGGCCGAGAGAAATCATAAACATTATAAAAATAAACCCTCATTCCTTCCCTCCCATGAATGTGTCATAAGACTCGCGTAGCATAAATAACTTACTTAGTGCACAACCAGTCGCCCTTCTTCATTTCAACTGCCGTCGTTTCTCTCCCCTTCCCATCTGAGCCCTGAGCCTTCCTAGGAGCTTGAGATGCAGGTTTCGGAAGAGACTCGTCGATTTTTGTGTCGCTAAGTTCAGTAAGCTTTGAGAGAAGCTTTTTTGCAGATTCTTGCACGCTTTCGATAACTGAGTTTTCTCCTGAAAGGTTTTTATCCATTGCATAACTTAGCAGTATGCGAACAACATCAACAGTCTTAACTTCAGCCTCGGCATCTGGAGTGATAAAAGCTTTATCACAGGATTCACGAAATTTGCAAATGCTGCATGCCTGGTATTAGGGCACAATACAATGATAATTGTGTAGTCAAAATAAAAACTGAAGTGGGAAAGCTATTATATATTTAGAAATGACAACTAAGCTTACATCTTCTTCTTTGACCTGCACAAACTCTCTCAACCTTTTTGCAGAATTGACGGGCTTCCGATTTTTATTAGGACAGCCACACTTGACAATAGCTTGAATATCCTGCTTCGGAAGCGAGCTGCAGCGGTAAAGCACTCAAATAAAAATTCAGTTTAGCCAGAAGATATATAATGTTTGCTGCCAGGTCATGGGCGTGAAGACTCGGTTCCTGACAGAAGCACTGATGACAACCATGACCCCAATGTTTATATTTTAAATAATGTCACAGTTTATATGCGTAACTTTTAATCCCATGTTAATCAGAGGGTTGGCAGTTATTTGAGGGCATAGTCAGTGAGTACTCTACCAAACATGCTCATATGTACGGATGAAATTTAGTAGATATTCTTCAGCCGACTAACTAACAAATGCAGGCCGCGTTGATTTAATGGAAGGCATGCAACAATTAGTAGATATTCTTCAGCCTACTAACAAACAAATGCAGGAAGCATTGATTTAATGCAACGCATGCAAGTGGAGATTTATTGGTTATCACTCTTTCGATCATGTTTCATAAGCACACCAAAAGGCCCAATTAGTAATTTGCGGCTGCATCCCCACTAAATCAGTGGCATGATTATTTGTGCAGCATCCGAAAAACTGAATTCCGAGATCCATGTATCCTAATTACTACATAAGTACGCGACATAAAGAAATTTGGAGATTTGATTCCTGCATAGATGCAAAGGGCAAAAGAGTCGCAAGGTTTCTTCCACCTGAGGAGATCGAAGCGATCGCGCGCAAATTTGAGGCAAGCATTCTTCACCCTGTTCTCGTCCCTGAAACGATAAATGTCTTCCAAGGACACCGCGCTATCCACCGCAGCCACCACAGTGTTACCGGAAGCAGCCGCTGCTGCGTCCTCAGATGCAGCTGCAACCGCAGCATCCCTAACTCCGGCGGCTCCCTCGCCAGAACTCACGCCGGAGGAGGGCACGCCTTGCTCGAAGTACCCCTTGGCCCGCAGCTTATCGAGGAAGTCGCCCCACTCCGGCCACGGGTGGCCGGCGGATACAGCCGCCACGGCAGGGTCGGCGGCGACATCGACAACCGCGGGGACCGCGGAGCAGAAGCGGAGGGAGTGGAGCGGCCCCGGGTGGCCGCGGAAGGTGGTGGGGAGTAGGGAGCTGGAAGCGATGCGGCAGGAGCGGAGGAAATAGGAGCTCAGAGTGAGCTTTAGGAGCCTGGAGGAGGAGGCAGTCATGGCGGACGAGAAGCGGCGGCCGTGAAGGTCAGGCGAACATGTAGGGGGCAGGGGAATGGATGGAGAGGATTAGGGTTTAAGAGGTTTTGAGACTCTGTGGCTTACTGATCGTTGCTAACCCTCTTTGACAATCTCAATCGACGAAAAAACAGTGCCAAAGATACTGcctcgtcaaaaaaaaaaagagaatttCTTGTGAGATACTATAAAAATCGTGATTCCTGGTGAGTCATTGAAAAAGTTCAACGGATTTCAAAGctattattctttttttttttgcctttcaTGCCACTACCGTTAAATAAATTAGGCTTTGACGGTGTCAAACTGTGGGTGTGAAAAGTCAAAAATACTCTTTAGGTGTAAATATGCTATTAATTTTTTTGAGCATCTTaacgacttcaaatgaaaaaactcaggactataaagttgtagatctcatcgagatctacaatttttcatataaaaaatattttcatttaattTCGCAAAAAAATATGTTTTGATATGGTTAATATATATCTTAGAAAAAACATATTTTTTGTGATAttgaataaaaataaattttatatgATAATTGTAGATCCcgacgagatctacaacttttttgTTTAGAGTTTTTCCTATATGAAATTTTTTTATAAGTATATTGATTTTGTCATGTATCTAGATATAatatatatctagatatataatAACGAGATATGTATATCTAAAAAGTTAAAATAACTTATATAAATTGGAATAGAGAGAGTAGTTTCGTATGTTTGCCTAACTTGCTCACCTCGCTTAACCAAGCAAGACCAGCCTTGCCAACGCGTGTGAGCAGAATTGCCTTATGCAAGTTTGTCTAGAATCCAAATAGTTTCTCATATGACTTCCAATCCAAGGTGAAGCAAGTCTCAACAAAATGGTTCGGTTGTGAGCCATGAAAAGACAGTTGTGACTCGTGTATTGTGAAAAAGTTGTAACATAGTATTTGGTTAAACACAACTATAAAATCTAATATCTCTCTTTATCTCTCTTGGAGCCATTATAAATAAACTCTCTATTTCCacctatttgaaaaaaaaaactgaaaccAAAAGGCAAAAGCAGTGTCCAAAATGCTATGTAAATTATACTAAAGAATAGGTTCATGTTCTACTGATTTAATTAACGTTCGACTTTTACCGGTAGAAGCACTTTCCAGCCAAACCAAACGTTGCCTAAACAGCCTCACTATCATTCACGATCTGTTTTGAACGCAGGAATTTCACAACAATGCAAAAGTTTCATCGAAATTAGTTTTTTTACGGGGACAATACAGgtcagcaaaaaaaaaatcaggcgTTCCAGTCAGTTTACCACCACCGAGGACCCGGCTCATCAACCGCTGTACTGTACGCGCGCAAAGACTCCCACCGCGCAACGCTCCCCGCGCCGCACCAAACGACTCGCAAGCACGCCCGGCGGCACGGCATCGCCCACCGGCCACACGGCCAGAGCCCCAGAGGAGGCGACAGACAGAGCCCACGGTTTCCGGGCGAGCCAACCAATCCCCCCAAACCTAACCCCAATCGGCCGCCCTCTCCCGCCCCTATCCCCGTCCCGTCTCGCCCTAGCCGTCTCCATCCCACCACCTCTCTCcccccgtccgtccgtccggccGCGCCGTGCGCGACCCAATCCACCACGCCACTTCCCTCCCGTCCAGTCTCGTTCTCGTCGCACCTCGCCCCGCCCGCAGACCGCAGAGAGAGGGGGCGCGCGCTCGCTCGATCCGTGCGCGCCAGCCAGCGCCATGGCCTCGGACCAACAGGCCCTCCCGGTCCCGGTCCCGGTCCCCGTCCCGCCCAACCCTAACCCGACCGCACCAGCCGACCCGACCCCGCCCTCGGCCTCCGCCGCGCGCAAGCTCCCCATCAAGCGCCGCTCCCCGCGGCCGTCGTCCTCGCCcccatcctcctcctccccgaCCTCCTCCGACCCGCTCCGCGCGCCCgcgcccggcggcggcggcggcggcggcggatccgACCAGCAGCAGCCGCCCTTCAAGTTCCAGCGCATCTGGTCCGAGTCCGACGAGCTCCGCTTCCTGCAGGGCCTCCTCGGCTGCGGCGCGCAGGGCCTCGTCTTCCCGCGCGACCTCAACGTCTTCTACGACCGCTTCTCCGAGTCCATGCCCCAGCCCTACACCCGCGCCCAGCTCTCCGAGAAGCTCCGCCGCCTCAAGAACAAGTTCCGCAGCATGTCCGCGCGCGTCGCGGGGGGCCTAGACCCGGCCCGCCTCGCGCCGCACGACCGCGACGTGCTCCACCTCTGCTCCAGGCTGTGGGACCCCGCCAACGCCGCCACGTCGCCCTTCGCGGCCAGCGCCGGAGCGTCCGGGAACAAGCGCCGCCGCGCCAACCCGCGGGGCACGCCGCTCCTGCCCCCAGATGCGTCTGGGGATAGCAACTCCCATGACTACAATGGGGTTGGTTCCTCTGCTCCCGGCTTGTTTCCGGATGGTTCCAATGGCGAGTATATGTTTTACCTTGAGCAAGAAAGCGGGCACCTAGGCGACCATGAAGGTGCTGCTCTGGTAGCAGATAGCAGATTTGGTGTTGTTGTGCAGGAGCAGCAGCCTGAGGCCGTGGTTACTCTTCCCAATGGAAACAATGGAGTTGGCAATGAGATGAATGTGGAGTGTAAAATGGTGGTGCCGTGCAGCAATGAGCATCGAATGGCAAATGCTGTCCTAGATGTGTTTGAGGAATGCCTGAGGGAGGCAAAGAGTAACGGGATTATTAATGGTGGGAATGTGGACGGGAGAGCTGAGGAAACTGAGCTTGCCAAGCGGTGGAGAGCGCAGAGGATGGATGAGCTTGATGTCTTAAGccggaggctgaggttgctcgtTGAGTATGCTGCAGCGACTGGGCAGTGAAGCAGAGATTTTGGTGGTTTTGGTGATGTGCCTCCCACCCTTTGCCCCATCTGTATAGAAGCTAGGTTATTGTGCTATGCTTTGTAATGTCTTCCTCAGCTGGACCCTTGCCTTTAGAAAGCCTACTATATTTGCCTATGTACCCTCGAGTTTAATAATTTGAGCAGCATAATTCTCTCACTGTTATTCGCATGGCTTCCTGCTGTTGATATAGATGATAGCTCTGTTAATGTAGCTTCAGGCTTTCGCATTCCAATTAGAAGCTGTTGTACTTGTAACTTGTAAGCAGTGAGAGAATAATATTATGTTTCCTAGTTAACCGCTTGTTATCTCTTATTGCTTATCTTATAGCTTCACTACAATGTCTACATTTGGCCTGCTACACTGAGCATGAATTATTTGCAAGCCATTGCTCCCATGTTAGCAGCGCATCCATGCTTCCACCCTACCACGCCCACCCGCAGCGCCTGCCTGCTCCAATGGCTTCCCCTCACTCTGACTGTCTGCAGCCGCCTTCCCTCCAGGCTCAACAGAGCTCTGCCAGAGGACGATGGATCTGCTTGGGCTGGCAGATATGAGTGGTGGCATAGCGCCCTTCCCCTTTCTCCTGGCGGCTGCATGTGGGAGCAAGCTCCAAGGAGGTGACAGTCTCGGGTCTCCTCTACGCGATGCTGCCAGGGCTGGTCTCCTCCTTGCATGCAATACAAGGTTTTGGTTGTGCGGGCTTAGTGTCACCACGGCATTGGCCCTAGGAATCCATGGAGGAGCAGGTGTGGCATCACCTAGCGCGGGAGAGGCAAGATCATCACCACCTCCATCTCTGTCCATTTCGCTGGTATGGCAGTATCTCTAACCTGCCGCCACTGCGATAGTTTTCATCCAATTAGTTTTGTTCTCTCTGTTTTGTTCATACCCATTTATGCTGTGATAGGAAGAGGCAGGCTGCAGGTGTGGCTTGGTAGATATCCAGAATGAGATGCTGGAGCGTGAGACGTCCCTGACGTAACATTGGGAGCTGAAGAGAAACCGTGGACATCGCTACCACCTGAGGTGAGAGTATGTTCAGTTTGGTAGTGTTCACTTAGATCCAGATTGCACTCGAAGTTTCAATCTGTTTCTTGGAATGGATGGGATTATTGCAGCTTGTGGATTTTGCTTGGGAGTCCAACCGATCAATACCAGTGTTGTTTGATCGAGTACACTAGCCTTGAGAGTTGAGCTCCACAGAGCCAATGTAGAAGGATACGATGCATGTTCTACAGATTAAGATTAAGACTGCAGGCACTTGTATGTTTCTATATATAATCAACCATGAAACGtgtgttgtcaaaaaaaaagtgtgATAATTGTACTGGTAGGAGTACCATGCAAATGCATTCACTGGCTGAGTTGCTATGGTTGAGACCAATATCAATTTTTCGTACTTGCAAAAGGTGAAAATAATGACATGTTCATTTCAGAATTGGAGTTTTAATTGTTTTTTCATACAATGTTTACAGTATATATAAGATCAGGGAAAGGAAAAAGTAGCATTCCACTATTCATTGTTGGTTAAACAATAATTTGTGCAAGTAGTAAGATATGCCAATCTAATTTAGCACAGCTGCACTGTTGGCAATGGACTTTAAGAGCCTATCTAAAGATGAAAATTTTGACATTTTTGTAAAGGGGCAAGCACAGCATAGCAGAATTTTGTCCCTCGTGCTCTGAGGAAACATATCAAGAAAATTGAGAAGAAATGCAATTTGTCCTATGACTAAAATGTGATTAGCTCCTCTGCTCCCAGCTTGTTTTCACTAATATGTTCTACCTTGAACAGGAAAGCAGGCAACTGGGCGATCACGAAGGTACAGCTCTTATAACACATCAGATTTGGTGTTGCAGGAGCAACCTGAGGCCGTGGCTGCTCTCCCCAATTGGAACAATGGAATTGGCAATGAGATGAATGTGGACTGTAAAATGGTGGTTCCATGCAGCAATGGTACCACATGGCAAATGTTGTGCTGGATGTGTTCGAGGAGTGCCTGAGGAAGGTTAACAGGATTATCAGTGGAAGCGATGTGGATGGAGGTGCTGAGGAAAGCGAGCTTGCCAAGCAGTGAAGAGTGCAAATGATGGATGATCTTGACGTCTTAAGCCGGAGGTTGAGGTCGTCGAGGATGGATGATCTTGATATCTTAAGCAGGAGGCCGAGGTTGCTCGTCATCTAGTCGAGGATGCTGCAGGGGCTGGGCAATGAAGAAGAGTTTTTGGTGATGTGCTGCCACCCttcgccttttttttttttgagaagtcTCCTTTGCCCAGGTTGCTGTGTGCTATGCTTTGTAATGTCTTCCTCAGTTTTGCTCTTGCCTTTTCGCTTTTTGGTCTACAGAGACTACTATATCTGCCTTGGGCTATTATTGTTGAGTATTATAAATTGAGCAGTCCTACGATTACTTCATTAGCATTGTTGTTCGCATGGTTTCCTATTGTTATGTTATTGGCTGATTCATGTGCAACACGCCACGTCCCTGCGTTGGGGAAGCCCTCAGGAGCCAGGAGCCCTACACCGAACTCTGGTTGTCTGGCGCGATGGCGTCCCATGCCCAATGCCGCCAGCCCACCACATGTGCAGAACAGGCAGCCAAGTCAGGCAGGTGATGCTAGACTCGAGTGTGAGGCGCCAGATCAAAGTCGGGGTAGATGGCATCGGTAGACATGGCGCCGGTGTCGAGGATCAAAGGTGGAGTCAAGGAAAGGTGGATAATTATGGCTAGAGGTATTTTGTTCTCCCCAAATGCCttgtaaaagaaaaggaggagaAAGAATGAGGAAAAGAGAAAAGGGAGAGGAAAACCTCAAATTAAAATATTTGATAGCCTCAAGAGTTATATTTTAAAAGGCAAAAATTGGGTGTTAAAAGAAGTGAGGCATGCAGATCAAAGGTTAAATaacgaaaaaaaatcaaaatagaACAAGGTTAATGAAAGGACCGAATCGATGTCTAAAGGGGTGACGCGGGTTTTGACATGATAGGTTGAGCcaataataaaacaaaaaaaaatctgggTGGCTTGGTTAGACTGATGCGGGTTTTGACATGATTGTTTGTTGGAATCATACCTTTTTTTAATATTAGACGTCCTTTATGTTTGGCCCAACACGTGCACTACCGTTGTAATCATGTATCACGACATCTTTCTCCGAATCTGCCCGTAAAAAAACCAAAAGAATATGCAAGTTAATACAAGATTCTTCTGTGATCATGCTTTGATCATTCTGTTTAAAGCCGTGGTACGTGCGACCAAAGGAAAAATGAGCTTTAGAAAGTTTTTTAACGTTGCAATTGCACAGCTACAACTTATAAGCCACGTATATAGTATATAAACACTCGTCGTGCCCACCTAGATGAATAGCCGAAAGGAGAAGCTGAGCTCATTCAGGctcacgcgcgcgcgcacaAACATCCGTTTCGTGCAAGTCTGGCTCTGTCTCTCTGACCAATTATTTGTGTACTAATATTTCCCATTTAGCTAGGCTCCTTTAtaaaatagagaaaaaaaatcCTGTTTTCTTAGTTTTTTTACATGAAAATAAATTAAATCCTATGAAATTCTTATGTAATTCGTGCGAAATTTCTACGTTCCGAAGGGTGGTATCATAAGATTTTCTTGTGTCTAATACTTTTGCTAACCAAATTATACAGAATAAGTTCCACTTTATTTTAAGGAGCATACTTAGGAGTAATAAGCAAGGTAgagccaaaagaaaaaaaaggaaataaaagggACAAAAGCATCCGATGAATATAGGATGCGTGTACCTTGCACAAAATCCAGGCCCCACAACATTTTCCCGCTGTTTTTGTTTGTGCCGACACCCAACACGATGCAATGACACGAATATTATCCGACCGTACTTTAGTCCGGGACTCAAATATTGATACAGTCATTTTATTTAAATATCTTGATGATTTCTTGGACATCTGAATACAAATTTGGATACTTTACGCGGTACCGCGGATGATGAATACAAATATCTTCTTATCAATATCTGCTTTGATATCGGATATCTGAATACTTTACACGAACGACACATACAAATACAATTTCATCAATATCTTGACGATCCACCAGATATCGAATATGACAATGTGATCTGCAAATGAACTATTGATAATTTGCTTTGATTCTACACGTACAATCTAGTTGTAATTAGGACTCATAGAGTGGTTAAATGGCTGCAGAACAtgttattatattatatatatgtcgCTTTTACTCAAATATCCAAAGAAATATTCATAACCGACACTTTTCGCGTCTGACTTATCCCGTATTTGATATGTATTTATTTCTATTCATAAATCCGAGATAAGCCATATTCATACATATATCTGACAGCTATTCGTATTAGAATCTGAatctgaagaaaaaaaaataatatgacATCGTATCTAATCTGTTTGCATCTGCTGTTTGTTTGATTCCCCTTTTCTTTATTAATAGAAATTGACACTGTCCCGTGCCGGTTCattcaagaaagaaaaaaggcCGTTTGATTCCAGCTGCCAACCTACTTTTTAGTTGCCTTTCGGCCGCATACGCCGCCTGACCAGTGGCTCCTTGAGCTGTCTGCGTTGCATTATATTGGAAAATTCTCTGGAACCTTTCAGCCAGAACTGGCCAACTAAATAGGCACTGGAATTGAAGATTTTGAAGGTATCTGACTGTCAATATCGTCATGTATATATGAAAATGCATGCGATGTTTGCGATTCGGTTGATTTTGTTTTTCATAATAAATACTAGAGAATATCCCAGATGAGATGATCCGTAATTACACGCCGATCGAGCCTGATAGCGACCGAGCAAATTTACATAGCACGTCGTGTGCACGGCACGGCCGCGTGTTGATGAACAAGGGTTTTAAAGCGATTTTTATATTCGAACATATCGTTGAAAGTTGATGAGATGGATCGCAACTGTCCCATTGTTGTTCTAGTACTTTCAACTTTCAAGTTTCTACATCGCATGGAGATAGAGACTTCCTACTGATGCTGGGAATATAATACATAACCCCTGTAAAAGTTTGCAGCAATAGAAAATTAGAGCTAGAAACTAGAAGAAAACGATAGAAAAGAATATGTGATCCATCGGCAACGGTTTGTTTCGTGATTATATTTTCCAAGCTGATTgtgcagcacatggaaactaaaAAATATGATCTGAAACGACCGCGTATGTATAAGTAAATGAAAAAAATGTTCATGTTAATTGCGCTTAGGCGGACGTTGATGTTTCTTAATGCTAATGTAAGCGCGTACCGAACGGACCGACGATTTCATCGACTGACATGGCACCAtgaaaagataaaaaaaaaaaatcaaaagctGAGCATGCATACCGATGAGTGTCGTGAATGCTGGCTACGAGCGCATGAGAATCTGTGGCTCCTGCTTACGTTGATATTTAttttgagagaaaaatattattctatAGCTGAAAAATAATGATTTAAAGTAGTGGCTGATAAGTATTTTTCTTCcaccactacaccacaacacttaAATAGCATCGGATGTCAGTTGCTAAAGACGAAATTTAGCATTGAACGGTCAGTTGCTGAAGGTTCTTTATGGATCCTCCGTTGCTAAATTTGTGTACTTCAATGGATGGTCCGTTGCTATAATTATTTTAATTTTGTATTGGATGGTCCGTCGCTATATAGTAACATTTGAGTTGGATCGTCCGTTGCTGAATAAAATTTCTAGTGATGACATGTTTTCGGCCCGTCCCACAAAAATTTTGGCCCAAAGTAATATGAAACCCTAAGTCACCCCAGCCCCAACCCACCGCCGTCACTTTTCCTGCCGCCGCTCGCGCTCAGCTCCCGCGCTCACGCTCTTCACTGCCGCGCCGCCACCACCGCACCCCCATCCTCGCCTCTCAGCCCCGCCCCCATCATCCTCGCCTCCTCAGCTCCGCCCCCATCATCCTCGCTGCCACCCGCCCACGGACGCCGCCAGGgactgccgccgccgctgccagggattgccgccgccgctgccggggACTGCTGCCGCCGCCTCCACACCCTTGCCCTCTCGCTGGCTGGTGGTTGCCT contains:
- the LOC8062922 gene encoding zinc finger protein VAR3, chloroplastic, translated to MTASSSRLLKLTLSSYFLRSCRIASSSLLPTTFRGHPGPLHSLRFCSAVPAVVDVAADPAVAAVSAGHPWPEWGDFLDKLRAKGYFEQGVPSSGVSSGEGAAGVRDAAVAAASEDAAAAASGNTVVAAVDSAVSLEDIYRFRDENRVKNACLKFARDRFDLLSSLPKQDIQAIVKCGCPNKNRKPVNSAKRLREFVQVKEEDACSICKFRESCDKAFITPDAEAEVKTVDVVRILLSYAMDKNLSGENSVIESVQESAKKLLSKLTELSDTKIDESLPKPASQAPRKAQGSDGKGRETTAVEMKKGDWLCTNCNFLNFARNVRCRECKADGPKKIEVAMAEMKMGDWICTQCQFMNFSRNNICFKCEEPRPKRQLNPGEWECPSCDYVNFRRNILCKKCNQDRPEDDTQDSQLGLRKTRGAGKSRRFDYIDQKSDNDYDASPYEGFRKRGASMRKPDQRRTTARSRGFDDLEDDYNASPYEGFRKRGASMRKPDQRRTTAKSSGFDDLEDGLLTAKSRRAKEDEDDEVLPYEGVRKHVVSRRATPSQRRFTAARNQ
- the LOC8063399 gene encoding probable transcription factor At3g04930; its protein translation is MASDQQALPVPVPVPVPPNPNPTAPADPTPPSASAARKLPIKRRSPRPSSSPPSSSSPTSSDPLRAPAPGGGGGGGGSDQQQPPFKFQRIWSESDELRFLQGLLGCGAQGLVFPRDLNVFYDRFSESMPQPYTRAQLSEKLRRLKNKFRSMSARVAGGLDPARLAPHDRDVLHLCSRLWDPANAATSPFAASAGASGNKRRRANPRGTPLLPPDASGDSNSHDYNGVGSSAPGLFPDGSNGEYMFYLEQESGHLGDHEGAALVADSRFGVVVQEQQPEAVVTLPNGNNGVGNEMNVECKMVVPCSNEHRMANAVLDVFEECLREAKSNGIINGGNVDGRAEETELAKRWRAQRMDELDVLSRRLRLLVEYAAATGQ